A section of the Acropora muricata isolate sample 2 chromosome 4, ASM3666990v1, whole genome shotgun sequence genome encodes:
- the LOC136913169 gene encoding uncharacterized protein: MKDLNKLDFEESDVRDFRNICEHLERLAKECKKILWESMRDNVSSVVSENIESLNFTEELTKSREPDRGTNAGILCDDRERFRRFSEATGMMTKSEGAKEEVEKLSEKLEDSLITLCSLMAKVLDQSSVPLPEDDDLRGLEEALDQKTKAFLECFKEEKLEDTDGNRIDESTVDEVRNYAITDSLCETLLWFKIDFDRLTKQE, encoded by the exons ATGAAGGACTTAAACAAACTCGACTTTGAAGAGAGCGATGTGCGTGACTTTCGGAATATTTGTGAACACTTGGAAAGGCTGGCGAAAGAATGCAAAAAAATTCTGTGGGAAAGCATG agaGACAATGTAAGTTCTGTTGTCAGCGAGAACATTGAGTCACTGAACTTTACCGAAGAACTCACCAAATCCAGAGAGCCGGATAGG GGGACAAATGCGGGAATTCTCTGCGATGATAGGGAGAGATTTCGAAGGTTCAGTGAAGCCACAGGAATGATGACAAAGAGTGAAGGTGCAAAGGAGGAAGTTGAGAAACTCTCTGAAAAGTTGGAAGACAGCTTGATCACTCTCTGTAGTTTAATGGCAAAAGTG CTTGACCAAAGTAGTGTACCTTTGCCAGAAGATGACGATTTGAGGGGCTTGGAAGAAGCATTGGACCAGAAAACGAAGGCATTTTTG GAGTGTTTTAAGGAAGAGAAATTAGAAGATACAGATGGCAACAGAATTGACGAATCCACAGTTGATGAAGTTCGGAATTACGCCATAACGGATAGTTTATGCGAAACACTCCTTTGGTTCAAAATCGATTTTGACAGACTTACAAAACAAGAATAG